The Anolis carolinensis isolate JA03-04 chromosome 2, rAnoCar3.1.pri, whole genome shotgun sequence genome contains the following window.
TTTGCATTTAGGATGAATGTTACTGGATTAGATGCTTCAAGGAGTGAAGTAACTTGTTCTTGAGAAGGATATTCTTCCACTAAAGAACCTAAATAATTTTTTTGAAATGAATGTTTGAGTTCAATAGCAAGGGACATGTTCTTTTTAACAGTAGACAGATATGCAGTATCTTTTTGGTGACTGGAAATATAAGGCCCAACTACAGTTCTCTGTAATACTTAAAATTGCTCTAGAATATCTCCATGCTCTGCAGAGCAATTCTTGAAGATGCATTGGAGACTACTGGAAAGGAACTGTCCAATCATCTTATTCAAAGGGAGTTTTTTTCCCAGTGGAAACATTTTACTGAAACCTGACAAGGCAATTGATGCTTACAACAACATCTCTCATCAATGAATAAAAGCTATTATAATAAGTGTGCTCACAGAAGACCACAAAGAACCAGTCTAAGTTAGTAAAACATAACCTCCAGTAATACCAATAAGGCTTACGTCATGATTTCTTTTGCCTACTGGAAATTGAATCTAAATTAACAAAGCTGGTTTGGACTGAAACCAGTGAACACAAGAATTGTGGGTACAGATACCTTCTGAATCAATTCCAGCAAGAGGCTTTTCTTACTCCTCTaaatttttccaatatttatctCCTTACCTTTCTATTAATAACATATACTGGAAAGGTTGCAGAAAGTTATCTAAAATAAAATTCTAGATAACTGTACATTTAAAATGTGTACTTTTGAAAATATCTTGTAAGCTATCTTAGGTCTCAGTATCAAGAAAAAAGGAGATAtatcaatatataaataaataaataatcataaggAAGGATTCTTTACAGTGAGCATATCTGGATTCCATACACTGGTATATGAAACTTACTTTTGCCTTTTTCTCCTCTAGTAAGCAGTAAAGGTGGCAATCCATTACCCTCAGGAATCAGGCTGATTTCTTTGCTAACACTGTTTTCAATACCACAAAGCATCCGATAATCTAATGGACTGACAGGTGTGTCATTAGCTTCATTAACGGTGCCAGGAACAGGATGCATTGCTGATTCGACAACAGTAGGGAGTTCAGTAACAGCTGTAACCACACTGTCAGAATCATGTGACAGTTCTGGTTGTTTCTTAGTGGACAATGTGTCTTCTTCTGGAAGAACAGAAGTGGGACAACACAAGATCTCAGTTCGTCCAGCAATACATGTTTCATCTTTCGGTATTTTTTCAGATGCACATAGTGTGTCTTTTGTTGGACTTTCAACCTACAATAAAAGTTCAATTCAATTTAACATTCACTTGGGTATAATAGCATGAAATATGCATAATTATTTCTAATATGTAAAACCTTGAGAGAGATTTGTCCTGAATGGAAGATAACattattttcaataaataaaacaagcagaGGGAGAAAAGAACAGGCAATATTCTGTACAGTTACACAGCAAGGCTGTAATGAATGAACTTTCTTTTCTCCAGTTGCAACAAAATGCATTGGCTGGGGCTCTTCAGTTCACCTGTGCAACAGTGTGGTACAGTATTGAACATGAACTGGAGATACTTAGATTCAGATACCACTCAATTATGAACCTATCTTAAAACGTTGAAGGGAAACCAtccacagaaaaaagaaaaataaagacaaaacagAAATGAAGTACATTTATATAACCACATTTAAATTCTGAATATATATTAGGAAATGTTAATAATCGAAAAGAACAAAAATATCATACATTTGAAACATAAATATGAAGAAGCAACTCATTGGTATTTTTGAAATTACAGAACAAGGTGTTGGGACAACAGGTATTATCTTATATACTGTCATGTCTATACTAACAGCCCATTGCTTTAAAATAGTTTTCCAGTTCTCTATGAACTAACAATGCATAGATTATCATACAGAGTCAAGCAATGGATTTAGATTAAATGTATGCCAACCATCTCTATTTACCAAATTAAAAAGGGACAAATTATTATGGTGCACTATCAATATGGACTATTGATAAATTAGAGCTTACAGGATATGGTTCCTGTGGGGATTTTCTGACTCCAGATGACAATTTTGTTGTATCTGCAACTTCTCCATTAGGCAAAATGCCATCTGCAAACCAAACTCTTCTTTGCTCTTTGGGACAGACCCCTACAGGAAgagaacaaaaacaagacaaaccagaatgccaccagttattaattattttttacAACACAAAATTGTTTTAGATTTCCAAGGCACTCCTGTCATACTATTTTTGTAACACAGAAACACATGTTGTTTTACCATCACCAACAGTAGCAATACATTCTAAAATCCATGTCATCATTCCAGAGACCGTGGTGATCACAATTTCATTAACAATGTCAGTATTACATAACACTATAAAATACAGGATTTCTTCATATAGTAAAACTAACTGTTGTTATACAAAACATACCAAGATTTATAAGGTTTTCTGCCTTTTGTATTCCCCATGTATAGGCCAAGTACTGTTGTTCAGGTTATATCATTGTATGGACAAGGCAAAGTTATACAACCAACATTCACCTATGACATCAGCCAAGGCACATAGATATAAAGTAATGCAAATGTTCACAATTTTCCAAAACTTGAGATAAGCAGAACTGAGTGCTTGTTTCTTGACATGCCTATTCAGACTACACTATGATGTACTACAATAAAGCTCAAATGACCACTAAGACAATACAAAAAAGAACTTTAAGTAGTCAACAGGTCCATGACAAAAACTTTCAGGGGATAAAGAAATCACATCTATTTCAGTCCTATACTATAGCATGTAGGTATATAACCCATATTAGAGATATCACTTATAATCAATAGGTTCAATTTTGTCCACCTATTTCAGATCAGAATAAGGAAAGTAAATATTAAACATAACATAAGTATTTTCTGGAAAGACTAAATTCTCACTTAGCTAATCAAATGAATTCCTCCAATAAACTGTTGGTGGCTGTTGTACTACAATGGCATTGTCTTAAAAGGATAGTAAATTCAGTTTAACTTAATTCTCTCAATGTATCTTTGGCTTTTCATCCCCACTTGACCACTTAAATACAGGAGCAGGCAACAAGAACGAAAGACAGAAAGAGAGTTAGATGTACCAGATGTGTGTGCTGCCTGCAAAGGTGGTTCACTCGAATATTCAGAGATAGCAGAATTAGCCACAGGACTAGTTGGGCTCATCATTCTCTCCAATGCCTGTGCTAACAAACAAAGTAAAAGAGTTTAAGTCTCATATCCTTGGAATACACCGTATATCCTATCTCTCACAATCTCATGTTATTTCTTGTAAAGTGTTTCAAaacttatatatatatccctAGAAATTCTCAAGGTGAGCTTAGGACAGATCACATCTGGCTTTATTTTAATTAGAACTGCTAtattacaaaaatatttctgaGCAACTAAGAAGCTGCTCTAAACATCACAATACTGAAGTGTTTACTCAATATAATTATTCATAGCTACTACTAGTAAAACTTTAtaaagatgatttttaaaaaggcattcttTCCTATGTAACAGATGAATTTCTTATGAAACCTACCATCAATACCGACATTTACCTTTTATACACAATATCATCGGCCCTTTTGGAGCAATTCCCTAGAATATCTAGTTAGCTATTGTCAGAATCAAAACACCAAACTAGATGGTAAGTATACATTTATCTATAGTTATAGAATTTGATCAATTATGTTATAGCCTGCTAGCCATAATAAGCCATTACAAGCAAAACCAATaatcatatttaatattttaaatatgattTTTTGAAACAGAACATATGTAATTAGCTACTGTTACCTAAAATATTTTTACACCTAGTACAAATTAATGCTTCACATTATGATTTATAAAGGGAATGTTGGTTCCATGGAAAGAGCTGTTCTAACCTCCAAAAACCATGCTAATTACCTTTTTGGTTTCTTTTAATTTTCACCATTTTTTTTACCTTTGTTAATGGATTCATGACAGCTTATACAGACTCTTGCTTCTTTATCCAAATACTGTAGTTTGCATTTTCGATTACAACATGAAGTGCAAAAAACCTAGATTAATGAAGAATATAAATTAAGTGTTTAGAAAGAGATCATAAAAATCttactacatttaaaaaatttCTTCCCACCACCCCCAACATTTActcaccttctctctctctcaactctTAAAGTATTACCTTTCATTGAATGTGATCCTGGGCAAACACAAAAGTACCTTACTCAGTTTTAGTGATTATCTGAAGTTAGATCTCACCTCAACTCAGTTTCTATGCATATTGCTTACTGGAGTGATTACAGAGTGGACTCAATATCAAATACCATACTAAATTCCACACATTTGCAATTTCAGCAAAGTAAATTATTTCTATGTCTGAAGAAAACATTAAAACCAGAACTGAACAACAAAAGACCTTTTTTGAGATCTCTGCTCTTTTTGGATCCAACTGGAGAAAGTTTCCTTTCTTTAGCATCCATAGACCACGTTTTCCACCATGGTTTACCCAGCTTTTCCAAAGGCCAACAAAAAAAGATAGATTAAAGCCAACTGatagttttcttttcctttgatcttTTCATGCAGGACAGGCCACACTGCTTTTAGAGAAACATAGCCTTCCTTCTACTCCCATACTAGCCTAACGGGTCTAATTTCAAGAAGTTACCAGTTTGTGCAAACCCAGAATTTTATATTTGATCATCATTCCATTACCTTCTTCACAACGTGTAAATTGTAGGTAAACCTTAATAATTACCTACTACATAGATTAAGGTCCCTTTCCTTCTAGAATCAACATAGCATTTCCTTAGTAACTAGGAGCTGAAGAACTTTATCACATGGACTGTGTTTTCAAAAAGTAAAAGCTTAAGCTGACAATGAAGTATATTTATTGTTGTCTGTTTGTACCCCAAATAAAGCCAATTTCAATGGGGGTGCAAGGAATTTTAGTAAAACCTTTTCAgagttaaaaaagaaagaaatatcttAACAGTGAAGTTTTTTCCCCAATGTGCTGTTCCCCAAATACTATACAAACTATTATAGGTATGTTTAAAATTTACTTACTTTTCCACAAGCACGACAATGGTGCCTTCTTCTTGTAAATGTGAATTTGGCTTGACAATTCATGCAATTTGGTGCTTCTGAATCAGGGATCCAGGGTGGCTGCTTCTGTCCAAGGACTGTAGCTCGTTCTACTACTGTAGCAGATTCTGAGATCACAGGTAATATACTACTTCCGTTGTTTTCCTTTGATTGTGTATCAGCATTATTATAACTAGAGCTTGAATCAAGACAAATTTTACCATCTGAGAAAGATGCATTTGGAACTGTGGAATTTAACACCTGGGATTCATTCCCAAGCGTATTTGGACTACTAAATTCAGAACAAGTGTTGGCTTTTGGTGAAACATTTAACAATTGCTTTGGCCTTGCACCTCCACTGTGTGCTATCTGTTCACTGTTTATAAGATCTGAAACTTCACTTCTAGTTTCATTTACATGGTATGTAGTCTCTTCGGATTTTTCCACTGTGTCCTTTTTTCCACTCTTCAAATTTTTCCACTGTGGACTTTCTTCTGACAGATTATCTAATCTACCTTCAGGATTGGATAATATGTAGCTGTTACCAATAGAAGGTTCTATTTTCTTAAACTCCATTTCTGATTCCAAATTATTACTGCCTCGGTTAAGTTTGTCCAAATCAATTAAATTGCCATTAATAACATCAGATTGCAATAATCCATCATCAGTATCCTCTTTAAGAGGTTTTGAATGCTCTGTTTCACGACAATGCTCAGACAAGAAGGCATCAAGCTCAGCATCACTAACTAACATATCACCTCCGATAATGTCCTCTTCTAATGCTAGATCAACTAAACCTCTTATTCCAATGTCAGTGGGCAGAACATTGCTGCATGCTCCAGTATTTGCAAATGAAGAACTGGAACTGGCAACAGGGTTTTGGTGCTGGAAAGGCTGACATTCATTAATATTGTTATGAAAaccctccttttccttttctgtaaAAGAATGTATTCCTGGGCAGAATTGGCTCATTTTGTTTTGATTCTCATCCTGTTCTGATGGTTCTGTTCTTTCAGACAATTCTCCTTTAGAAAGACCATTTTTATGGCTTTCTGTTTGTACAGTTATGTTATTAACTATATGTGGTGTCACTTCATCTTCAGCAGTCCTTCCCTCAGTGTCATCAGTCTTAACTAATGACCCACATATAGAAACAGCAAGTGGAAGACAGGATAGTGAAGTCTGTATGTCTTCAGAGctctctggtgatgaaactatgttcAGACCTATACTGGCATTCTGTTCTAGACTGCAAAAATTTTCCGGGGTACTATGTGTTTGATTTAGCCCTGGCACATTCTCAGTTTGAAGTAAAGAATCATGTAAATTGTCTTCTTTAGGTAATGTTGAACTATTTTCATTTGACTGATACATCTTTGGCAAGATAGAAATTAAAGATTCAACCATGTCCTCTTCTGAACTAACAACCATGtcattttctttttgtgtcaTTTGATTCATTGCACTATTTTTATCCTCTAATGGCTCACAAGGCAGTTTTTCACATGTTGCTTTGTCTTTGGAACTATGTACAGTTGATGATACTTGAGTTATTAAAGCTGGGTCTATAACCTGTTCAATCTGTTTCAATACCTCATTGTTATTCAAAGGTTCTGTCTTTTCTTGAATCTCACCAGAATCTGCCACGCGTGGTTGAGAAGGTTTGTTTGTAGTTACTACCAGTTCATCTTGCTTTTTAGAAGTATTATATTCTACATTGTATAGTGCTGTATCCCCATCAATCTGTTGTTGCACATCAGTATCGGAACTGCAGTGAGCCGACATATTTGTAGCCGTGGCAGGTATTGATGCTAAATCAAAGCCAATAAGAGAAAGATTACCTTGGGGGTCATCTGGCTGCAACTTTTGAATGCATTCCGAACTGTTTTTTGCATGGCTCAAATTACCTGTGTCACTGATGAGATCACAAACAGGTATACTGTATCGTCCCAGGCAAGAAGACTGATTTTTATCTGAAGAACCTCCATCCACCATAGAAAGAAGATCTAACCCTGTGACATTTTTCTCATTCTGTTCAGAGTTCAGTTGCTCAAAGTTTGCTACATTTGCAGTCTGGGTAGACAATGGGGATTCAACGGATGTAGGACAGCTAACATTATCTTGCACTTTTGGTTCCAAAACTTTTGGCTTTTGGTAATCTAATTCTGAAGAAAGTGAATGGTGCTTAGTAGAATCATGTGGATTTGCATTTTTGCTGTTTTCAAGTTCATCTAAATAGAATATCAAAGTCAAATTGGTTAGCACATCAATATACTCACAATAGCACACAAATAATCTTTTAACTCCTTAAAATTCAAAGATATTAATAATATGCCAATTTCTGCCCacatttctcccttctttcctaagCATTCCCACTGTCAGTTTTAATTGTAAACATACTGGAAGCAGGGACACATTAATTCAGCTCTGTAGTAAAACAGAGTAATAGATTTT
Protein-coding sequences here:
- the zfyve16 gene encoding zinc finger FYVE domain-containing protein 16 isoform X2, with the protein product MDSYFKAAVSDLDKLLDEFEQNTDELENSKNANPHDSTKHHSLSSELDYQKPKVLEPKVQDNVSCPTSVESPLSTQTANVANFEQLNSEQNEKNVTGLDLLSMVDGGSSDKNQSSCLGRYSIPVCDLISDTASIPATATNMSAHCSSDTDVQQQIDGDTALYNVEYNTSKKQDELVVTTNKPSQPRVADSGEIQEKTEPLNNNEVLKQIEQVIDPALITQVSSTVHSSKDKATCEKLPCEPLEDKNSAMNQMTQKENDMVVSSEEDMVESLISILPKMYQSNENSSTLPKEDNLHDSLLQTENVPGLNQTHSTPENFCSLEQNASIGLNIVSSPESSEDIQTSLSCLPLAVSICGSLVKTDDTEGRTAEDEVTPHIVNNITVQTESHKNGLSKGELSERTEPSEQDENQNKMSQFCPGIHSFTEKEKEGFHNNINECQPFQHQNPVASSSSSFANTGACSNVLPTDIGIRGLVDLALEEDIIGGDMLVSDAELDAFLSEHCRETEHSKPLKEDTDDGLLQSDVINGNLIDLDKLNRGSNNLESEMEFKKIEPSIGNSYILSNPEGRLDNLSEESPQWKNLKSGKKDTVEKSEETTYHVNETRSEVSDLINSEQIAHSGGARPKQLLNVSPKANTCSEFSSPNTLGNESQVLNSTVPNASFSDGKICLDSSSSYNNADTQSKENNGSSILPVISESATVVERATVLGQKQPPWIPDSEAPNCMNCQAKFTFTRRRHHCRACGKVFCTSCCNRKCKLQYLDKEARVCISCHESINKAQALERMMSPTSPVANSAISEYSSEPPLQAAHTSGVCPKEQRRVWFADGILPNGEVADTTKLSSGVRKSPQEPYPVESPTKDTLCASEKIPKDETCIAGRTEILCCPTSVLPEEDTLSTKKQPELSHDSDSVVTAVTELPTVVESAMHPVPGTVNEANDTPVSPLDYRMLCGIENSVSKEISLIPEGNGLPPLLLTRGEKGKSSLVEEYPSQEQVTSLLEASNPVTFILNANFLVNVKILSYCSERCWYFSTNGLHGLGQAEIIMLLVCLPNEDDVPKEIFKLFIKIYKDAMKGKFIGNLENITFTEDFLGNKEHGGILFVTPTFQKMDDLVLPKNPFLCGILILKQEVPWAKVFPIRLMLRLGAEYGDYPTPLTSIRHRKPLFGEIGHTLMNLLVDLRNYQYTLLTIDNLVIHMEMGRSCIKIPLQRHNEVIKVMNTSNEHVISIGASFSSEADSHLVCVQNDEGVYQTQANSATGQPRKITGASFVVFNGSLKTSAGFLAKSSIVEDGIMVQITPETMNGLRQALREKKDFRITCGKVDSGDLREYVDICWVEDERKINMSVTSPIDGKSMEGVQSEKIVQEECFEMDGKLVKCTEVFYLLKASESYNHAHQFAKEIALASCTALRQHLKTLKSNGMNKIGLRVSMDTDMVEYQAGSGGHLLPQHYLNDLDSALIPVIHGGTSNTTNLPLEIELIFFITESLLM
- the zfyve16 gene encoding zinc finger FYVE domain-containing protein 16 isoform X1; this encodes MDSYFKAAVSDLDKLLDEFEQNTDELENSKNANPHDSTKHHSLSSELDYQKPKVLEPKVQDNVSCPTSVESPLSTQTANVANFEQLNSEQNEKNVTGLDLLSMVDGGSSDKNQSSCLGRYSIPVCDLISDTGNLSHAKNSSECIQKLQPDDPQGNLSLIGFDLASIPATATNMSAHCSSDTDVQQQIDGDTALYNVEYNTSKKQDELVVTTNKPSQPRVADSGEIQEKTEPLNNNEVLKQIEQVIDPALITQVSSTVHSSKDKATCEKLPCEPLEDKNSAMNQMTQKENDMVVSSEEDMVESLISILPKMYQSNENSSTLPKEDNLHDSLLQTENVPGLNQTHSTPENFCSLEQNASIGLNIVSSPESSEDIQTSLSCLPLAVSICGSLVKTDDTEGRTAEDEVTPHIVNNITVQTESHKNGLSKGELSERTEPSEQDENQNKMSQFCPGIHSFTEKEKEGFHNNINECQPFQHQNPVASSSSSFANTGACSNVLPTDIGIRGLVDLALEEDIIGGDMLVSDAELDAFLSEHCRETEHSKPLKEDTDDGLLQSDVINGNLIDLDKLNRGSNNLESEMEFKKIEPSIGNSYILSNPEGRLDNLSEESPQWKNLKSGKKDTVEKSEETTYHVNETRSEVSDLINSEQIAHSGGARPKQLLNVSPKANTCSEFSSPNTLGNESQVLNSTVPNASFSDGKICLDSSSSYNNADTQSKENNGSSILPVISESATVVERATVLGQKQPPWIPDSEAPNCMNCQAKFTFTRRRHHCRACGKVFCTSCCNRKCKLQYLDKEARVCISCHESINKAQALERMMSPTSPVANSAISEYSSEPPLQAAHTSGVCPKEQRRVWFADGILPNGEVADTTKLSSGVRKSPQEPYPVESPTKDTLCASEKIPKDETCIAGRTEILCCPTSVLPEEDTLSTKKQPELSHDSDSVVTAVTELPTVVESAMHPVPGTVNEANDTPVSPLDYRMLCGIENSVSKEISLIPEGNGLPPLLLTRGEKGKSSLVEEYPSQEQVTSLLEASNPVTFILNANFLVNVKILSYCSERCWYFSTNGLHGLGQAEIIMLLVCLPNEDDVPKEIFKLFIKIYKDAMKGKFIGNLENITFTEDFLGNKEHGGILFVTPTFQKMDDLVLPKNPFLCGILILKQEVPWAKVFPIRLMLRLGAEYGDYPTPLTSIRHRKPLFGEIGHTLMNLLVDLRNYQYTLLTIDNLVIHMEMGRSCIKIPLQRHNEVIKVMNTSNEHVISIGASFSSEADSHLVCVQNDEGVYQTQANSATGQPRKITGASFVVFNGSLKTSAGFLAKSSIVEDGIMVQITPETMNGLRQALREKKDFRITCGKVDSGDLREYVDICWVEDERKINMSVTSPIDGKSMEGVQSEKIVQEECFEMDGKLVKCTEVFYLLKASESYNHAHQFAKEIALASCTALRQHLKTLKSNGMNKIGLRVSMDTDMVEYQAGSGGHLLPQHYLNDLDSALIPVIHGGTSNTTNLPLEIELIFFITESLLM